In Amblyraja radiata isolate CabotCenter1 chromosome 30, sAmbRad1.1.pri, whole genome shotgun sequence, a single window of DNA contains:
- the LOC116989865 gene encoding E3 ubiquitin-protein ligase PPP1R11-like, with protein MEREPERGAMAETASSSATITETVDSTQPAPTENRSITIRLRKRKTNKKVEWSSDTVDNEHLGRRSSKCCCIYEKPRAFGESSSESEEENGGCGNAHCLRGHKKPFPGAASAGPAGGGASSKPGGPPDKPHPPEPAHSPKHPTLRHPHLPHK; from the exons ATGGAGAGGGAGCCGGAGCGCGGAGCCATGGCTGAGACCGCCAGCTCTTCAGCCACCATCACCGAGACGGTGGACAGCACGCAGCCCGCCCCAACC GAGAACCGCAGCATCACCATCCGCCTGAGGAAGCGGAAAACAAACAAGAAGGTGGAGTGGTCCAGTGACACTGTGGACAACGAGCATCTGGGCCGTCGCTCCTCCAAGT GTTGCTGCATTTACGAGAAGCCTCGAGCGTTCGGGGAGAGCAGCTCGGAGAGCGAAGAGGAGAACGGCGGCTGCGGCAACGCTCACTGCCTGCGGGGCCACAAGAAGCCCTTCCCGGGAGCTGCTAGTGCGGGGCCCGCTGGCGGGGGGGCCAGCAGCAAGCCCGGGGGTCCCCCCGACAAACCCCACCCCCCAGAGCCGGCCCACAGCCCCAAACACCCCACCCTCCGGCACCCCCATCTGCCCCACAAATGA